In Harpia harpyja isolate bHarHar1 chromosome 12, bHarHar1 primary haplotype, whole genome shotgun sequence, a single window of DNA contains:
- the NSUN5 gene encoding 28S rRNA (cytosine-C(5))-methyltransferase isoform X1, whose translation MALYRAAAAVLEGLERGDGGIKTLVYNSRFPHVRQLYALVSETLRYSSVLEKLLAGAALLRAEKKLPLPLAKVLVYDLLFGKGLKCGGRWKALARRHRARLEAELARLKVQQKVSRNEDLLAPVQAACPGACQIPRYVRVNTLKTCVDDAIDFFKRQGYSYLGKAASVEELRALSGKKFLLDLHLPELLVFPPATDFHDNFLYTSGHIILQDKASCLPAFLLSPAAGSHVIDACAAPGNKTSHLAAILKNKGQIFAFDVDTKRLATMNTMLMRAGVTSFQLAQQDFLTVDPRDPKYSKVTYILLDPSCSGSGMVNRVPREEAAPSAERLQALAGFQRKVLSHALSFPALQRLVYSTCSLHREENEDVVQAVLQEWGSAFRLVNAFPSWPCRGLAAFSRAESCLRASPADTLTHGFFVAVLERQGEGTAAPSYLPAAAEENPQHGEGMEPKAAPTKRKRKKQRVKE comes from the exons atggcgctctaccgcgcggccgccgccgtcctggaggggctggagcgcGGCGACGGCGGGATTAAGACCCTGGTGTACAACAGCCGCTTCCCG CACGTCCGGCAGCTGTACGCCCTGGTGTCCGAGACACTCCGCTACTCCTCGGTGCTGGAGAAGCTGCTCGCCGGCGCCGCGCTGCTGCGGGCCGAGAAGAAGCTGCCGCTGCCGCTGGCGAAG GTACTGGTGTACGACCTGCTCTTTGGCAAGGGCCTGAAGTGCGGGGGCCGCTGGAAGGCGCTGGCCCGGCGGCACCGGGCCCGGCTGGAGGCTGAGCTGGCCCGCCTAAAGGTGCAGCAGAAGGTGAGCCGCAACGAGGACCTCCTGGCCCCGGTGCAGGCAGCGTGTCCCGGAG CCTGCCAGATACCACGCTACGTCCGAGTCAACACCCTGAAGACTTGTGTCGACGATGCGATTGACTTCTTCAAGCGCCAGGGCTACTCCTACCTGGGCAAGGCAGCCAG TGTGGAGGAACTGAGGGCCCTCTCCGGGAAGAAATTTTTGTTGGATCTTCATCTCCCGGAGCTGCTGGTTTTCCCTCCGGCGACAGACTTCCATGACAACTTCCTGTACACTTCAGGACACATAATTCTGCAGGACAAG gccagctgcctccctgccttcctcctcagccctgctgctggctccCACGTCATCGATGCCTGCGCTGCTCCTGGGAACAAGACCAGCCACCTGGCTGCCATCCTGAAGAACAAGGG CCAGATCTTTGCCTTTGACGTGGACACCAAGCGCCTGGCCACCATGAACACCATGCTGATGCGGGCTGGGGTCACCAGCTTCCAGCTGGCCCAGCAGGACTTCCTGACTGTGGATCCCAGAGACCCCAAGTACAGCAAGGTGACCTATATCCTCCTCGACCCATCCTGCAGTGGCTCAG GGATGGTGAACCGGGTGCCGAGGGAGGAGGCTGCCCCGAGTGCTGAGCGGCTGCAGGCGCTGGCCGGCTTCCAGCGCAAGGTTTTGAGCCATGCCCTGAGCTTCCCGGCTCTCCAGCGCCTGGTCTATTCCACCTGTTCGCTGCACCGGGAGGAGAATGAGGATGTGGTGCAGGCTGTGCTACAGGAGTGGGGCTCGGCCTTCAG GCTGGTGAATGCCTTCCCTTCCTGGCCCTGCCGAGGACTCGCTGCCTTCTCCAGGGCAGAGAGCTGCCTCCGCGCCTCTCCTGCAGATACACTCACCCATGGCTTCTTTGTGGCTGTCCTGGAGCGGCAAGGGGAAGGGACTGCTGCCCCCAG CTACCTGCCTGCGGCAGCTGAGGAGAACCCACAGCATGGAGAGGGAATGGAGCCAAAAGCAGCTCCtacaaagaggaagaggaaaaagcagcGGGTGAAGGAGTGA
- the NSUN5 gene encoding 28S rRNA (cytosine-C(5))-methyltransferase isoform X2, with translation MALYRAAAAVLEGLERGDGGIKTLVYNSRFPLYALVSETLRYSSVLEKLLAGAALLRAEKKLPLPLAKVLVYDLLFGKGLKCGGRWKALARRHRARLEAELARLKVQQKVSRNEDLLAPVQAACPGACQIPRYVRVNTLKTCVDDAIDFFKRQGYSYLGKAASVEELRALSGKKFLLDLHLPELLVFPPATDFHDNFLYTSGHIILQDKASCLPAFLLSPAAGSHVIDACAAPGNKTSHLAAILKNKGQIFAFDVDTKRLATMNTMLMRAGVTSFQLAQQDFLTVDPRDPKYSKVTYILLDPSCSGSGMVNRVPREEAAPSAERLQALAGFQRKVLSHALSFPALQRLVYSTCSLHREENEDVVQAVLQEWGSAFRLVNAFPSWPCRGLAAFSRAESCLRASPADTLTHGFFVAVLERQGEGTAAPSYLPAAAEENPQHGEGMEPKAAPTKRKRKKQRVKE, from the exons atggcgctctaccgcgcggccgccgccgtcctggaggggctggagcgcGGCGACGGCGGGATTAAGACCCTGGTGTACAACAGCCGCTTCCCG CTGTACGCCCTGGTGTCCGAGACACTCCGCTACTCCTCGGTGCTGGAGAAGCTGCTCGCCGGCGCCGCGCTGCTGCGGGCCGAGAAGAAGCTGCCGCTGCCGCTGGCGAAG GTACTGGTGTACGACCTGCTCTTTGGCAAGGGCCTGAAGTGCGGGGGCCGCTGGAAGGCGCTGGCCCGGCGGCACCGGGCCCGGCTGGAGGCTGAGCTGGCCCGCCTAAAGGTGCAGCAGAAGGTGAGCCGCAACGAGGACCTCCTGGCCCCGGTGCAGGCAGCGTGTCCCGGAG CCTGCCAGATACCACGCTACGTCCGAGTCAACACCCTGAAGACTTGTGTCGACGATGCGATTGACTTCTTCAAGCGCCAGGGCTACTCCTACCTGGGCAAGGCAGCCAG TGTGGAGGAACTGAGGGCCCTCTCCGGGAAGAAATTTTTGTTGGATCTTCATCTCCCGGAGCTGCTGGTTTTCCCTCCGGCGACAGACTTCCATGACAACTTCCTGTACACTTCAGGACACATAATTCTGCAGGACAAG gccagctgcctccctgccttcctcctcagccctgctgctggctccCACGTCATCGATGCCTGCGCTGCTCCTGGGAACAAGACCAGCCACCTGGCTGCCATCCTGAAGAACAAGGG CCAGATCTTTGCCTTTGACGTGGACACCAAGCGCCTGGCCACCATGAACACCATGCTGATGCGGGCTGGGGTCACCAGCTTCCAGCTGGCCCAGCAGGACTTCCTGACTGTGGATCCCAGAGACCCCAAGTACAGCAAGGTGACCTATATCCTCCTCGACCCATCCTGCAGTGGCTCAG GGATGGTGAACCGGGTGCCGAGGGAGGAGGCTGCCCCGAGTGCTGAGCGGCTGCAGGCGCTGGCCGGCTTCCAGCGCAAGGTTTTGAGCCATGCCCTGAGCTTCCCGGCTCTCCAGCGCCTGGTCTATTCCACCTGTTCGCTGCACCGGGAGGAGAATGAGGATGTGGTGCAGGCTGTGCTACAGGAGTGGGGCTCGGCCTTCAG GCTGGTGAATGCCTTCCCTTCCTGGCCCTGCCGAGGACTCGCTGCCTTCTCCAGGGCAGAGAGCTGCCTCCGCGCCTCTCCTGCAGATACACTCACCCATGGCTTCTTTGTGGCTGTCCTGGAGCGGCAAGGGGAAGGGACTGCTGCCCCCAG CTACCTGCCTGCGGCAGCTGAGGAGAACCCACAGCATGGAGAGGGAATGGAGCCAAAAGCAGCTCCtacaaagaggaagaggaaaaagcagcGGGTGAAGGAGTGA